The Streptomyces sp. HUAS CB01 genome has a segment encoding these proteins:
- a CDS encoding universal stress protein, whose product MTSAITVGVDGSAESLAAAGWAAREAELRGMPLRIVHAWLWQPLDVPVVQDRETQAKSAHTVLREAETHVAGRHPALTVTAEVVQDTAVAALLREAEASEMLVLGSRGHGAVVGFLLGSYGQQVIAAAQRPVISVRARDEQKHAQGGEIVVGQQGTPEDSDAVLGFAFEEAAARGAAVRAVQAWTLPPIFAYSPGSMRLADEAGGLEPFEKKALAEALAPWRERFPDVPVTEHVEIGSAGQVLLSAVSNAQLLVVGRRTRRAPVGTRIGSVAHAALHHAPCPVAVVPHD is encoded by the coding sequence ATGACCAGCGCCATCACCGTAGGAGTGGACGGTTCCGCGGAGAGCCTGGCAGCGGCCGGCTGGGCGGCACGCGAAGCCGAACTGCGCGGGATGCCGCTGCGTATCGTGCACGCCTGGCTCTGGCAGCCGCTGGACGTCCCGGTCGTCCAGGACAGGGAGACGCAGGCCAAGTCCGCCCACACCGTGCTCCGCGAAGCCGAGACACACGTCGCCGGCCGTCACCCGGCTCTCACGGTCACCGCCGAAGTGGTCCAGGACACCGCGGTCGCCGCTCTGTTGAGGGAGGCCGAAGCGTCCGAGATGCTGGTGCTGGGTTCGCGGGGGCACGGGGCGGTCGTCGGCTTCCTCCTCGGCTCCTACGGTCAGCAGGTGATCGCCGCCGCGCAACGGCCCGTCATCTCCGTGCGCGCCCGTGACGAGCAGAAGCACGCGCAGGGCGGCGAGATCGTCGTGGGCCAGCAGGGCACGCCGGAGGACAGCGACGCGGTGCTCGGTTTCGCCTTCGAGGAGGCGGCCGCACGCGGCGCGGCCGTGCGCGCGGTACAAGCCTGGACCCTGCCGCCGATCTTCGCCTACAGCCCCGGCTCGATGCGCCTCGCGGACGAGGCGGGCGGACTGGAGCCCTTCGAGAAGAAGGCGCTGGCGGAGGCCCTTGCCCCGTGGCGGGAGCGGTTCCCCGACGTCCCCGTGACCGAGCACGTCGAGATCGGCAGCGCGGGACAGGTGCTGCTGTCGGCCGTGTCGAACGCGCAGCTGCTCGTGGTCGGCCGACGGACGCGCCGCGCGCCCGTCGGTACCCGCATCGGATCGGTCGCCCACGCCGCCTTGCACCATGCGCCCTGCCCCGTCGCTGTCGTTCCGCACGACTGA
- a CDS encoding pyridoxamine 5'-phosphate oxidase family protein, producing the protein MKDEATHTTVGDHREAVAPRRTEQLGRVEGLRLLGSISLGRIVFTHQALPAIRPVNHLMDGEDIIVQLHDGATLASIVTPTQATGVVVAYEADVIDLETHIGWSVVVTGYAHRVTDERELARFAARLRPWVQHPAMKAALRIRPDLVTGLQVTA; encoded by the coding sequence ATGAAGGACGAAGCCACGCACACCACGGTGGGCGACCACCGTGAGGCGGTGGCGCCCCGGCGGACGGAACAGCTCGGCCGTGTCGAGGGCCTGCGGCTGCTCGGCAGCATCTCGCTCGGGCGCATCGTCTTCACACATCAGGCCCTGCCGGCCATCCGCCCGGTGAACCACCTCATGGACGGCGAGGACATCATCGTCCAGCTGCACGACGGCGCCACGCTCGCCTCCATCGTGACGCCGACTCAGGCCACAGGTGTCGTGGTGGCCTACGAGGCTGACGTCATCGACCTCGAGACGCACATCGGCTGGAGCGTGGTGGTCACCGGATACGCCCACCGGGTCACCGACGAGAGGGAACTCGCGCGCTTCGCCGCCCGTCTGCGCCCGTGGGTGCAACACCCCGCCATGAAGGCCGCGTTGCGCATCCGGCCGGACCTGGTGACGGGCTTGCAGGTCACCGCGTAG
- a CDS encoding sensor histidine kinase, protein MGVEEPLSRMPQMRLDELLEELQARINAARGTRDRVHSLLEAVVSVGRELDLAQVLRRIVEAAALLVDAQYAALGVIGPDGRSLSQFLTVGLTEEEIARIGPLPAGHGILGELIRNPEPLRLTDLGAHEASYGFPADHPPMRTFLGVPIRVRDEVFGNLYLTDKHGGMDFDAEDESVISTLSVAAGVAIDNARLYEASQRQHRWLQANAEITNSLLSGSPRLEVLELIARRAREITEATLADVSVPVAGTDDLVVELAIGADDDTRRGLVVPVEGTLSGAAYQAGAPVTTAGLAEDDRYGAGPGRFDGLGPAVAVPLGTAVKDTRGVLLLARHQGEPVFTEAELVPLLAFAGQAALALELAERRSDAEQLALLEDRDRIARDLHDLAIQRLFATGMTLQSAARLVQHEGAAERVSRAVGDLDETIKIIRSTIFGLRAREEDAGPSLRARIARTVGETATALGFPPRLSMEGLLDTDVPPQVADHVTAALTELLSNAARHAHATRVEIALQATSDEVVLTVTDNGIGIPPDGRRSGLNNLEERARRVGGTVEIGRPDEGGSRLVWRAPLAPGPGD, encoded by the coding sequence GTGGGTGTGGAGGAGCCGCTGTCGCGGATGCCTCAGATGCGGCTCGACGAGCTGCTGGAGGAACTGCAGGCGCGTATCAACGCCGCGCGCGGCACCCGGGACCGGGTGCACAGCCTGCTGGAGGCGGTCGTCTCGGTGGGCCGCGAACTGGACCTTGCGCAGGTACTGCGACGGATCGTGGAAGCCGCCGCGCTGCTGGTCGACGCCCAGTACGCGGCGCTCGGAGTGATCGGCCCCGACGGCCGGAGCCTGTCGCAGTTCCTCACCGTCGGCCTGACGGAGGAGGAGATCGCCAGGATCGGGCCCCTGCCGGCCGGGCACGGCATCCTCGGCGAGCTCATCCGCAACCCCGAACCGCTCCGCCTGACCGACCTCGGCGCCCATGAGGCGTCCTACGGGTTCCCCGCCGACCACCCGCCGATGCGGACGTTCCTCGGTGTGCCCATCCGCGTCCGCGACGAGGTCTTCGGCAACCTCTACCTGACCGACAAGCACGGGGGCATGGACTTCGACGCTGAGGACGAGTCGGTGATCTCCACGCTGTCCGTCGCCGCCGGGGTCGCCATCGACAACGCCCGGCTCTACGAAGCCTCGCAGCGCCAGCACCGCTGGCTGCAGGCGAACGCGGAGATCACCAACAGCCTGCTCTCGGGCAGCCCGCGCCTGGAGGTCCTGGAGCTGATCGCCCGCCGAGCCCGGGAGATCACGGAGGCAACGCTCGCCGACGTGTCCGTGCCCGTGGCCGGGACGGACGACCTCGTCGTCGAGCTGGCCATCGGTGCCGACGACGACACCCGCCGCGGCCTGGTAGTACCGGTCGAAGGCACCCTCTCCGGCGCCGCCTACCAGGCCGGTGCACCCGTGACCACCGCCGGCCTCGCCGAGGACGACCGGTACGGCGCCGGGCCCGGCCGCTTCGACGGCCTGGGCCCGGCGGTCGCCGTCCCCCTGGGCACCGCCGTCAAGGACACCCGGGGAGTGCTGCTGCTGGCCCGCCACCAAGGAGAGCCGGTCTTCACCGAAGCCGAACTGGTGCCGCTGCTGGCCTTCGCCGGACAGGCCGCGCTCGCCCTCGAGCTGGCCGAACGCCGCAGCGACGCCGAGCAGCTCGCGCTCCTGGAGGACCGCGACCGCATCGCCCGGGACCTGCACGACCTCGCCATCCAGCGCCTGTTCGCGACCGGCATGACGTTGCAGAGCGCCGCACGCCTCGTGCAGCACGAGGGCGCCGCCGAACGGGTCTCGCGCGCCGTCGGAGACCTCGACGAGACCATCAAGATCATCCGTTCCACCATCTTCGGTCTGCGCGCCCGCGAGGAGGACGCGGGACCGAGCCTGCGGGCACGCATAGCCCGCACCGTGGGCGAGACGGCGACCGCGCTCGGGTTCCCGCCCCGCCTGAGCATGGAGGGCCTGCTGGACACGGACGTACCGCCGCAGGTGGCCGATCACGTCACGGCAGCCCTGACCGAACTGCTCAGCAACGCCGCCCGCCACGCACACGCCACCCGGGTGGAGATCGCCCTGCAAGCCACCTCCGACGAAGTCGTCCTCACCGTGACGGACAACGGCATAGGCATTCCCCCCGACGGCCGGCGCAGCGGCCTGAACAACCTCGAAGAGCGGGCCCGCAGAGTGGGCGGCACCGTGGAGATCGGGCGCCCGGACGAGGGCGGCAGCCGGCTGGTGTGGCGCGCGCCTCTCGCCCCCGGCCCTGGCGATTGA
- a CDS encoding response regulator, translating to MTDSSGGPTEKEPVRVFLLDDHEVVRRGVHDLLDAEPDLTVVGEAGTAEQALVRVPALRPQVAVLDVRLPDGDGVSVCRELRSRMPDLACLMLTSFDDEEALLDAIMAGASGYVLKQITGTDLVTAVRTVASGQSMLDPGATARVMARLRGGSPQEEQRQGLPGLTEREREILALVGEGLTNREIGKRLYLAEKTVKNNISRLLAKLGVERRVQAAVIATQALAAQPDRGGSAGREGRPRG from the coding sequence ATGACAGACAGCAGCGGCGGCCCCACCGAGAAGGAACCGGTCAGGGTCTTCCTTCTCGACGACCATGAGGTGGTGCGTCGCGGTGTGCACGATCTGCTGGACGCCGAACCCGACCTGACCGTGGTCGGGGAGGCCGGTACGGCCGAGCAGGCACTGGTGCGGGTGCCTGCACTGCGCCCGCAGGTCGCTGTCCTCGACGTGCGTCTGCCGGACGGGGACGGTGTGAGCGTGTGCCGGGAACTGCGCTCGCGCATGCCCGACCTGGCCTGTCTGATGCTGACCTCGTTCGACGACGAGGAGGCGCTGCTCGACGCGATCATGGCCGGCGCATCCGGTTACGTCCTCAAGCAGATCACCGGCACGGACCTGGTCACCGCCGTGCGCACGGTCGCCTCGGGCCAGTCCATGCTCGACCCCGGCGCCACGGCACGGGTGATGGCCCGGCTGCGTGGCGGATCCCCCCAGGAGGAGCAGCGCCAGGGGCTGCCCGGATTGACCGAGCGGGAGCGGGAGATTCTCGCTCTGGTGGGAGAAGGGCTGACGAACCGGGAGATCGGCAAGCGCCTGTACCTGGCGGAGAAGACCGTCAAGAACAACATCTCGCGGCTGCTCGCCAAGTTGGGTGTCGAACGCCGGGTGCAGGCCGCCGTCATCGCTACCCAGGCACTGGCTGCCCAGCCGGACCGGGGCGGTTCGGCCGGGCGGGAAGGCCGCCCGCGAGGCTGA
- a CDS encoding STAS domain-containing protein, with protein sequence MTTPQISLTTTPLGHSTTAVALAGELDLYTVAHIEAELTHLTRGTGRELLLDLADVTFCDSSGVALFLRVHRRCVAAGVRLSLCRIQRLTARVIRALGVHRAVPCSFA encoded by the coding sequence ATGACGACGCCCCAGATCAGCCTGACCACGACCCCGCTGGGCCACAGCACGACGGCCGTCGCCCTGGCCGGGGAGCTCGACCTGTACACCGTTGCGCACATCGAGGCGGAGCTGACCCACCTCACACGGGGGACCGGGCGCGAACTGCTGCTCGACCTGGCGGACGTCACCTTCTGTGACAGTTCCGGCGTGGCGCTGTTCCTGCGCGTGCACCGCCGGTGCGTGGCGGCCGGTGTGCGCTTGAGCCTGTGCCGCATCCAGCGGCTTACTGCTCGCGTCATCCGCGCCCTGGGTGTGCACCGCGCCGTGCCCTGCTCCTTCGCCTGA